The genomic interval taattaatgttatatCCTGAGCAATATATGATATTACATTGATATGTAAGATCACTTTAatttagtgtgagtgtgtgacatcGTTTGGAAATGATTAAttgagacacagacagatacacagttGTATTTACCTGGGATTAGTTTTATTGGAAATGGCTACCTGGCAGTGGTACAGATGACGTTAGAGAAGATAAAATAGGGTGACCTGCTTAGCAGACATAGGAGACATAGGAGGTTGTGTACAGAAATGAACTAtatgtttgttggtgtgcAATCTTGAGTGTTAACCAACTTTGTTATTTTTTAAACAGACATAcccagacagatagaaagacaaatatGTTTTTTATTGATACTTTAGGTGCCTCATCTGTAATGACAACAATTACTGCTTAGTAACTGCTAACTAGGAAATGAAAGCAGGGGTGCCATGCCTCTGTGGACAATCAACTGGGCATTCAATGCTCAGTAGAAGAAAAACACATTGGGCAGTTAAAATACTGTATACTTctattgtgcatgtgcatcaTGAACTCATGCACTAACTCAAGAATGAAGCTTTATCTTGTAAATCCATAAGTGAAAACATCACTTGTAAATTCAAGAAAACGTCTTTCCTTGTCTGAAGAAGCCAGTGCTAACGTCTACTGCACCAAATAGACAAAACAGTAATGCATGTGCACTGAAAAATCACTTACAACTCATTGAACTTGTCAGAGCTTGATTTTAGAAAAATATTAACTTTACAttccagacagacaggcaggcagattgGCAATCATTCAAATTGCATGCTTGTTGTGTTTTACTGTTTTGATAGTTTGGACTTCTAGAGCACACCAGTTACTGCATAATTTGTTTAGGTTGTCAATTGATAGAAGATGGTCATAGCCATAAATTATTAATGTTGACATAATGGTTTGgcagtgtttgtttgtctgttgcacTTCAAAGGTAGAATGCAGGAATAATTGCAAAAAAGTTTGTAGCATTTTACTGCTTTTTCACGATGACGTAACTGTCAGTCTTATTTTGCTTAATTGTTAAAAACAATAGTTTACTAGTAGTATTAGTAAGTCACTTGTAGTCCTTAAAACATGCTTTTAACCAGACCAAGCAGTTGTAATGATTAAAAGATATGGTGCTGATTATCCACATCCAAatggtagacagacaaacaaacaggcagacagatagacagagtcATTATGGATGAAGTTGAGttttccatctgtttgtctagatTTGTCATGTTATACTTGTGCTCTTCCTTGGCACCACATTTATTGTAGTAGTATCTATTATCTTAGTATTGACTACTGTACCTAGAGATGCCATGCAATGTTTTAGCTACCAGTTGATTGTTGTATTTGCATGTTATTAGAACATGGATGATGACTGACCTTTACTAAGCTGACATGACAACAATCTATTTCAAAACAAATGAGCACATAGTGAAAGCTTGGTATTGTTGGGCACACCATCAGTAGACAGCTTATACATATTATGGACTCCTGTTACCATATACACTCTATACTAATATATACATTACTACAAAAACATTACTAGATCTGTCCAGGTGTGTTTGCTCAGACATATGAAAAAGGAATTGTTCTCACGCTGTTGATGAATAAGCCATGCATTGTCTCACATTTGTACTGTTACTCTACAATGACGTTTGTCTACTGTAGTTTTGTCTACTGTAGGTGGTTCGGTCTTTCTCAGTCATGAACATTGATGATTTTAAGAATGAAAAATCAATTAGTACTCCTGTGTATATTACTTTTGAATCTGGAAAGAGATATTTTGGAAGTGTTATTGGAAATGTGTCTAATCAAAGTTGGTATCCAGTGGAGTTCAAGATGTATCCAAAGCCAATAAAACCATCCCATCCAAAGCCCACTCCCCCCACTAAAGTGCTACTACTAAATGCTTATCCACTGTCAGTGGAAACAGTATCTTTGGAGCTAGAGCAGTATGCTTTTCAACCTGTGAAATATCTTAACGGAACGAGAGGGACACTCTACTTGAAGAAGGGCGACATGTATCAGATAGGAGTGGGCGATAATGGTATGTGTGAGAcatgtgttgttttgttgggTCGAAAGTAGCTGAGTATTTGTCTTACTCTACAGAGCCGAAACTTATATACTATGTGGATCAAGTAGTTCCTTATGTGAATGGTACTTGTGTGATTATTGTGGACAGTGGATATGATGGACAGGTGGAGCATTTGATGCACTGTGTGAACAGCTATGAGAAATACAAAGAAGGGTTGTCATGGATATTTACTTATAATACTTTGAGAAAATGCAGTTCACAAATTGGtaattatctgtttgtttgtttttgtttttgtttacttgtgtgtgtgtgtgtgtgtgtgtgtgtgtgtgtgtgtgttgttgatgtCTGTCTCTGCTTGTCTTCATAACTATTGTATGTGTCACAGTGATCTTAGACTAATAAATACAAAGATATAGGCAACAAAGTTTACATAATTGAATCTTGGAGTTTGTATTGTTAAAATTGCTggtgtggtgctatagctcagttggttagagagtcatcttatggagtgagtACCGGAACCCttcagggttgcaagttcaagtcacagtgatggcgagctatggcataatttccttaggcaagaaactcacacacaattgcctcacCTGGTTTTTGACTGGGGTGGTAAAGGCTCCCAACtgtgacaaagtccatcagtcACTGGAGTCTGGATGTGACttcaggtgcccacaccaTAGTTGGCAACGTAGTCTGGGCTcttgtgagtacctggccaggctccaggagatcaTTTAGCACAGCCTGTAGCTCTCgtgtagtgcacaggaacccagccatctggctgggggcatgaTCGTCTAACGGCAGcttcttatccatttgccatgaAGAACTACTTCACTAGAGTTGTAATGAAATATTGTTCTGCAAGTTTCTCAAAAGAGCTGTCATTAGGTGTCACCTCACTCAACTTACTAGTGATTTGGATAACCCTTATGATTGCTGAGAATTACCAAACGTCTTCTCAAAGTGACTCAAACTTAGCTGGATTATTTCTTGTTTCATCCTTTTGGTACACACGCACATTTAAAATAGTTATTACCAGCTTTTGACTTGTTTTTCATTTCTTAGTAGACAAGAATTTGTATAAATTTGATAGTAGCATCTTTCCGGGATCGTTCTGATCATGTGCGATATACTTTCTTGTGGTGCTGTAATCCCATCCACATCAATTACTGAGAAATAAGGATCATGTGCTAGGGCTGCATCTGCTCTTTGATTTTGGGAGTCTTCTTGTTGATAACAGATCGTAGAGTGTTAACAAAGTCACTGCCACAGCTTGAGCTCATAACAGTACCATTGAAATGTGTTATTTTGTTATTGCATCTCATTTACTGTAGTTCAAACACTGGAACACAATGGCATTGTCAAGGCACTTCACATGATGCAGTTTTTGGCACtaattttggttgttgtcgAGAATATAGGACAGCTAGTTTTAGCTGGCCATGTTTTCATAATCATTTAATACTAACAATATGAGGCTATGTATAGTCTAAGCTCGAATTTATGTCATTTATTTGTATGGCgccaatatcatatttatgcTACATTATGGCATTAAAGATTAAAGTAAGTATATGCTAGATGTTAGGTAGTGCTCTTTGGGAATGCATTCCATATAGTTTTACTGCTGCTTTgtgattaacttaattaataattgattcaatgatgtattgttatttgtgtgaGCTGTCAATTGGCCAGATGGCCAGGTTTGTGCTAAAACTGGTTCACAGTGTGTACTGGAAATGTGTTTGATTGTGCCAGAGCTGTTCAGCACTGTACAGAATGGACGTCCGTGATGGAAAAGAAAtgcttttgtgtctgttgtggtGCAACAAAGTTATGAAAAGGAAACGCCTCTGCTTTCATTGTTTACGGTCACCTATGTTGGCCTTGTGGGGATTGCACCATTTTGTACGTGACCCGATTGCTGTCTGGcagatattgtgaactaggctttaGCCTTACCTGCTGACAGTGCACATGCTTGAGGCATTTTATTGGTACATACATACCGAATCATTTTCAAATCTTGTATGTATAAATTATTACAGTATTGCATGTGTAAATGTAGGTAGTTGAAATGGGTGTTTCATGCATCAGAAAGTATGAAAAGTTTCTTGTTGATCAGAATAGCCAAAAACTAAGAGAATTTGCAGCAGTGTGCCAGCGTGTGCATTCTTTGCAACACATTGCATCTCCACGAGTCTGGCCTGCCAGACCATTTGCTTCACCAGATTAATTGTGCTGGTTTTGATCCAAAAAGTCAAGAGCAAGAGGATTTATTGAGTTGCCAACTGtgcagtacactgtacatcaAGCCTTTATTTTTACAGTAGCACTTCTGATGTTATTACACTCAGCATGAAAGTTATCCCACTTGTGTAATCAAAGATGTGATGATTTAGATGGTGCAAGTGGAGTCACCAATTGTTTTCATGTATATCTAGCTAGGAATTGTCTATTTACAGTGAGCATGCAGTTTACTTTGGTCAAAAAAACGTATACTTAGCTGTGGTTACAACAAGTTTACTAAATATTGAGATCAGTTCTAAGGGCTACTGTGTTTCCCTTCATGATGTGTTTGGTCAGGTTGTTGTAGGCTCATTGGTAAACAAGTAGGATATATaagcactgtgtgtgtgtgtgtgtgtgtgtgtgtgtgtgtgtgtgtgtgtgtgtgtgtgtgtgtgtgtgtgtgtgtgtgtgtgactgtgagCGTGAGCGAGTGAGTGTTTAAATTCACTTGATGTGTACTGACTTCTTGTGCACCTGTGTAGATGTTATCATGTTGGGGGCGGCATCAGATTTGGTATGTGAGAGCTGTTGCAATCGATTCTTTGCAGTAGCTCATGATTTGGAGTATGGTTTTGTAATGGAGGGTCATGTTGATCCCGGTGATTACAAACTAAAGGTACAATACTGGACAGGCATGATTATTTCATCTGTCACTCAAATGTATACGTTTGCTCTAGGCCTTTGAAGCAGGTTCAGTACATTCAGTCATGCTATTCCAAAATTTGAACTCAATTGTGGAAGAATCAGTGATCCGTCTGTTGCCCGAGATGTATGTCACTGTGGCAGCTGGTATTTGTGGGAACGACACCTTTCCACCAACTTTCTTCAGTTTCCCAACGATGCTAGGCCATGCACCAACAGGCAAGCAAGTAAGGTTTAGCAGTATTACCAAGTGTACCAAGCATGAAATAATGGACGAAACAACAGTAATGCCTGACAATGGAGGCAGTGTGTCTACTGATCGGTCTAAAGAATTATCTGAAAACAAGTCTAAAAATCCCGATAGAGACGAAGTTCAATATGAAAACAAATATCGTGGAAACACAGCTAGGAGCAGTCCAAGTTTCGCACCTCTCACACTGTTCATAGTTCTGACtttatccgggaccttgctATTACTAGAGATGATTTAGCTTTATGCTCCGTGCTGTATAGAGACGATGAGAGGAGCGGGAGGATGTATTTGAAAGAGTAGAGAGAACAAATGTAATAAATGCATGGATATTGGTTAGTTAATCATCGAGACGTGGCTTGTCTTCTGTGAAGGAAACTCTAGAGGACACTATAATAGCATGTTATGGCTCAGCCGCGTCACACACCATCCTGTCGAGAACCCCAATGCACGTTTGACTAAAAAAAAACGAGTCTGTAAAAAGTCGGTAAGTGACTCGCACCGTCTCACAGACAGGGATGCGGATGCCCGAGTGCGCCCATTTACAGAGAAAAGCAGTTGCTTCACAAATTAAGCGAGTGTGATACACCCCTCTTGCGTGGCGTTTCGTAACGAAGTGTCTCGTGAAGCAAGTGATGTGCTCTTTGTGTGAGTTGTTGTTAGGGCCGTCTGTAGCGGTAAAGATGTGTTGTACTTCAAAGCGTTTCCTAGGCGTGGTTGCGGCGGCCGGCACGTGGCGGGCGCGCTGCGCCGGCCTTGTTCCGGTTTTGCAATGTTGGCCACGTCGGAGGCGTTGACGCACGCACACTGCTTCTGCTTTGATGCGACTAAATGTCCACATCGTCGGACGAACCGTCGATTCAATCAGATAACCTAAAATGGCTGCCAAACAACGCGGAGCGATTCTCTACGGCTTCGACTCGTTTGCTCGATGGCTAATTGGGTTAGCGACTAGCCAATAGGGATGCCGCGTCCTTTATCGCGGTTATGGTAATATAGTTACGACTGCAAAGTGCGCCGTTATCCAATTTTGAGGCTTTCAACTCGCCGCGTCGTCTTTCATCGGCTGCACGTCTGTAGCTATGCAATGCACGGTTTGAGCCTCCACCGTCAGTCGAGCGTTGGTGCAACAACTGTGAGGGTGGCAGTTTATTTCGCCAAGCTTCGGTGACAAGTTTATCCATCGTTTCTGCTCCTGCCCCGAAATAGAACGCGTAACAACAGGACTCCGACTGCTTCATAGGCATTTATCTGTCGTTCAGGGTTGGTATATCAAGGAATTGCTAGGGAATGATGGTCACAGTCAGTCTGCATGTCCTCGTGTTTCTCTCACTAACTTGCATCGGCGCCTCTCGTTCAGTCGAGGCCGTGTACCGGCCGATTCGGTCAGGTCGGAAGGACTACATACTTCATGATGTCGGAACTGAGCAGCCGAGCCGTGGGAGGAGAACGACGGTCAGCGCAGTTGGGGCGGGAAACGACGAGGTTCAACACGACGGAAAGAGCCTGGGCAACGACCGGGATACAAGTTACTTGCATCTAATGAATGCCTTCACGAGCGACATGAATGTTAGCGTCAGGTTGAAGGATGCCGCCTTTGATGGCTTGAGTTATGGGGATATTCGCTCGACCAACCTGAAGAGACCGCTCGAGCTGACGGAAACGTACTACGTGTCAGTGGGGAATGGTGAGTCAGTGTTACTTCGACCTTCCACGGTTTTCTGTGTATATACCTAGCTATATACCTAATACAGACACACCACCAGATGACAAGTGCATGACACTCTAGTTTAGTCTAGAGAAATGACTTCGGTTTGTTCAAACGTTCATGCGTATAGCTCTGTAATCTATAATTGCAAGATAAGTTCCTCTCGCAGTCCATCTAATGCAGTTGCTCTCGATCGGGTCATGTTGGCGCTTTCAACTAACAGACCAAACTGGTAATTGACACTCTGAAGTGCTCATTTCTGACCCGCTTAGTACTGCGTCTCAATTCCAGCTACATGTCACTAACAACATTTAGATCACCAACCGTGGTGCACCTATAGTGGCTACAAACAAGATTACACTTCTATGAAATGGAGATAGATTTCGTTTTACAAACGACAAGCAGTCGGAACCTTTG from Corticium candelabrum chromosome 22, ooCorCand1.1, whole genome shotgun sequence carries:
- the LOC134197283 gene encoding uncharacterized protein LOC134197283 encodes the protein MELHKHLALFLFVLSLDLSSSVSRNDFSLTRSGYAIRTQQVGRRRRGEADRQGTVVTDTQSNCCDGRVTVLNGYPSSDRAHVEFRRHSFTIKYGEFATATFRLSERESFVVRVGNLSGHSDVGYPLPSYCHLYVVVSSLADRRINIEHTVWNEREKVEDGRFSLVTHNGLSVIGFHVIAFEPLKVGTNRHSLHLVANFTTTDVPHEAVLDSGTYEVKVVRSFSVMNIDDFKNEKSISTPVYITFESGKRYFGSVIGNVSNQSWYPVEFKMYPKPIKPSHPKPTPPTKVLLLNAYPLSVETVSLELEQYAFQPVKYLNGTRGTLYLKKGDMYQIGVGDNEPKLIYYVDQVVPYVNGTCVIIVDSGYDGQVEHLMHCVNSYEKYKEGLSWIFTYNTLRKCSSQIDVIMLGAASDLVCESCCNRFFAVAHDLEYGFVMEGHVDPGDYKLKAFEAGSVHSVMLFQNLNSIVEESVIRLLPEMYVTVAAGICGNDTFPPTFFSFPTMLGHAPTGKQVRFSSITKCTKHEIMDETTVMPDNGGSVSTDRSKELSENKSKNPDRDEVQYENKYRGNTARSSPSFAPLTLFIVLTLSGTLLLLEMI